A stretch of Clostridium formicaceticum DNA encodes these proteins:
- a CDS encoding sensor histidine kinase: MKNLPLSLQIWLVFAAIMLAISILLTGLFPWTLRDFFTREIYATIESGQNLILNRFHNESPEEAWEDNLLPRERHALQDIRTVNHFIILSETQEIIAQRLPIEFLNKVRLEASQQVEDSQRYSGQVDDRKVFYVINKGEMRGHEFFLVSYMWDAYREDLVQTLFRRLLLIMSLVFLLSWIPSLLLARYLSNPLVALEKRVKKLTNRDWNETIQLQRKDEIGKLGESIEQLRTQLVRQDEAQQSFLQHTSHELKTPVMIIRSYVQAIGDGIYPKGDLTNSLQVIEEEAERLEKRIYSLLYLTKLDYLATHKPFWETVNMHNLIIDVVERFRWNQRQLDWSLDLSDIEIKGDIEQWCVVLENLLDNQIRYAQHQILISLKKSEESTEKTALLRIWNDGPNIEEETIDILFNKFRKGSKGEFGLGLAISHRIVSLHGGRIWVKNEEEGVSFYLAFPFV, from the coding sequence GAAAAATCTTCCTTTATCCTTACAAATTTGGTTGGTTTTTGCTGCTATTATGTTAGCTATTTCTATTTTATTAACAGGATTATTTCCTTGGACACTGAGGGACTTTTTTACCAGAGAAATTTATGCAACCATTGAAAGTGGCCAAAATTTGATATTGAATCGCTTTCATAACGAATCTCCTGAAGAAGCCTGGGAAGATAACCTTTTGCCTAGAGAACGACATGCCTTACAAGATATACGTACTGTTAATCACTTTATTATATTAAGTGAAACGCAAGAAATCATTGCCCAAAGGCTTCCTATAGAATTTCTAAATAAGGTAAGATTAGAGGCGAGTCAACAAGTGGAAGATAGTCAACGCTATAGCGGACAAGTTGATGATAGAAAGGTTTTTTATGTGATTAATAAAGGTGAGATGCGGGGCCATGAATTTTTTCTTGTATCTTATATGTGGGATGCTTATCGTGAAGATTTGGTTCAAACTCTTTTTAGAAGATTGCTATTGATTATGAGCTTGGTTTTTTTACTTAGTTGGATACCCTCTCTTTTGCTGGCAAGATACTTGTCGAATCCATTGGTAGCCTTGGAAAAACGTGTTAAAAAGCTTACAAATCGAGACTGGAATGAAACGATTCAGTTGCAACGGAAGGATGAGATTGGCAAATTGGGAGAGTCTATAGAGCAGCTAAGGACCCAATTAGTTCGTCAGGACGAGGCACAACAGTCTTTTTTACAGCATACGTCCCATGAGTTGAAGACACCAGTAATGATTATCCGTAGTTATGTCCAAGCAATTGGAGATGGGATTTACCCTAAAGGAGATCTAACAAACAGCTTACAAGTTATCGAGGAAGAAGCTGAGCGCTTAGAAAAGCGCATATATAGTCTTCTCTATCTGACAAAACTCGACTATTTAGCTACCCACAAACCTTTTTGGGAAACTGTAAACATGCATAACTTAATTATCGATGTGGTAGAAAGATTCCGTTGGAATCAGAGGCAATTAGATTGGTCCCTTGATTTATCGGATATAGAAATTAAGGGGGATATTGAACAATGGTGTGTTGTGCTAGAAAATTTGCTAGATAACCAAATACGGTATGCTCAGCACCAAATTCTTATTTCACTGAAGAAGTCAGAGGAGTCTACGGAAAAGACAGCGCTTCTTCGTATTTGGAATGATGGACCCAATATTGAAGAAGAAACAATAGATATTCTTTTTAATAAATTCCGCAAAGGGAGTAAGGGGGAATTCGGCCTTGGTTTAGCCATTAGTCATCGCATTGTTTCCTTGCATGGTGGAAGAATTTGGGTAAAAAATGAAGAAGAAGGGGTATCCTTTTATCTAGCGTTTCCTTTTGTATAA
- a CDS encoding HlyC/CorC family transporter, with the protein MHNIGQALILLILLILSAFFSTSETALMALSRIRVRHMVEEKVKGADLIDKYIGEPNKLLGTILVGNNIVNIGASALATALAIDFYGDQGVVIATIVMTILVLVFAEITPKSFAAQNAEKISLKIIKPIALVIVLLYPIVTIFTFITSGFMRILGSNTNKVRPFITEDELRTVVNVSQEEGVLEVHEKEMIYNVFEFGDQQIRDVMIQRTDIIAIDIEDTYEEIIEVIRTEKYSRYPIYAEGIDNIVGILNVRDLFFIDNLQENFNINEYVRKPYYTFEYKKIADLFKEMKKNKVHIAIVLDEYGGTAGIVTLEDLIEEIVGDIQDEYDEYEKEIEVIRQNEYRVKGNTKIELVNEMIGTNIESEDFDSIGGFIIGELGRFPKLGETINHNHMKFVVEDIEGNKIKKIRIFT; encoded by the coding sequence ATGCATAATATAGGGCAAGCATTGATACTATTGATACTATTGATTTTATCTGCTTTTTTTTCAACCTCTGAAACAGCATTAATGGCACTAAGTAGAATTAGAGTCCGACATATGGTAGAGGAAAAAGTTAAAGGGGCGGATCTAATCGATAAATATATAGGGGAGCCGAATAAGCTTTTAGGTACAATTTTGGTAGGAAACAACATCGTAAATATAGGTGCTTCTGCCTTGGCAACGGCGCTGGCTATTGATTTTTATGGGGATCAAGGCGTGGTGATTGCTACAATCGTCATGACAATTCTAGTGTTGGTATTTGCAGAAATAACTCCTAAGTCTTTTGCTGCCCAAAATGCTGAAAAAATATCCTTAAAAATCATAAAACCTATAGCTCTTGTTATTGTTTTACTTTATCCTATCGTAACAATATTTACTTTTATTACAAGTGGATTTATGAGAATATTAGGGAGTAATACAAACAAAGTACGTCCCTTCATTACTGAGGATGAACTGAGAACAGTTGTCAATGTTAGTCAAGAGGAAGGTGTTTTAGAAGTCCATGAGAAGGAAATGATTTATAATGTTTTTGAATTTGGCGATCAACAGATCAGAGATGTGATGATTCAAAGAACAGATATTATTGCTATAGACATAGAAGATACTTACGAAGAAATTATTGAAGTCATAAGAACTGAGAAGTATTCTCGGTATCCTATTTATGCAGAAGGAATTGACAACATTGTAGGGATATTAAATGTAAGAGACTTATTTTTTATAGATAATTTACAGGAAAACTTTAATATCAATGAGTACGTCAGAAAGCCTTATTACACCTTTGAGTATAAAAAAATTGCTGATTTGTTTAAAGAAATGAAAAAAAACAAAGTGCATATTGCTATTGTATTGGACGAATACGGAGGAACTGCTGGCATTGTTACCTTAGAGGATTTAATTGAAGAAATTGTTGGCGATATTCAGGATGAGTATGATGAATATGAAAAAGAAATAGAGGTTATTCGGCAAAATGAGTATCGTGTCAAAGGAAATACCAAGATTGAACTGGTGAATGAAATGATTGGTACCAATATAGAATCTGAAGATTTTGACTCAATAGGAGGGTTTATTATAGGTGAATTAGGAAGATTTCCTAAACTAGGAGAAACCATTAATCACAATCATATGAAGTTTGTAGTGGAGGATATCGAAGGAAATAAAATTAAAAAAATAAGGATTTTCACTTGA
- the phnD gene encoding phosphate/phosphite/phosphonate ABC transporter substrate-binding protein yields the protein MKKIFLLILAGLLIFSLVGCSGSTEGDAPIDPNNQTENFIPEKIIIGAIPTQNQGDMKKAMDKLGEHLSAELETEVEIEVYPDYNGVVEAMNYGQVDMAYFGPLTYIIANETGGAEAIMTLLVNGEPYYYSYMIAHIDSPLNNLEDVVENAANLQFAFGDVNSTSGSLIPTLALKEKGIFRDQMDTDFKEIFYTGGHDAAALAVQEKKVEVGAVDSAIFEVMKKNGIIDGEQFKIIWQSEPLFQYPWAVKKGTPDSLKEALRNAFLTVKDQEILDVFGASGFALADDKDYEPVRQAAKADGRL from the coding sequence ATGAAAAAAATATTTTTACTTATTCTAGCAGGATTACTTATATTTTCCTTAGTAGGTTGTAGTGGTAGTACTGAAGGTGATGCACCTATTGATCCTAATAATCAAACAGAGAATTTTATTCCAGAAAAAATAATTATCGGCGCTATCCCTACGCAAAACCAAGGAGACATGAAGAAAGCTATGGATAAATTAGGTGAGCACTTATCTGCAGAATTGGAGACAGAAGTTGAAATAGAGGTTTACCCTGATTATAACGGCGTAGTAGAGGCTATGAATTATGGTCAAGTGGATATGGCTTATTTTGGTCCTTTAACCTATATTATCGCTAATGAAACTGGTGGAGCAGAAGCCATCATGACTTTATTAGTAAATGGAGAGCCTTATTATTATTCCTATATGATTGCTCATATCGATTCTCCTCTTAATAACTTAGAAGATGTTGTAGAGAATGCAGCAAATCTACAATTTGCTTTTGGGGATGTTAACTCTACATCAGGTTCTCTTATTCCTACCTTAGCTCTAAAGGAAAAAGGAATTTTTAGAGATCAGATGGATACAGACTTTAAAGAAATTTTCTACACAGGAGGACATGATGCAGCTGCTTTAGCAGTACAGGAAAAAAAAGTAGAAGTAGGGGCTGTTGATAGCGCTATCTTTGAAGTAATGAAGAAAAACGGTATAATTGATGGCGAACAATTTAAAATCATATGGCAATCAGAACCATTATTTCAATATCCGTGGGCAGTAAAGAAGGGAACGCCTGATTCTCTAAAAGAAGCTTTAAGAAATGCCTTCTTAACCGTAAAAGATCAAGAAATATTAGATGTATTCGGAGCCAGTGGATTTGCATTAGCCGACGATAAAGACTATGAGCCGGTAAGACAAGCGGCAAAAGCTGACGGAAGGTTGTAA
- a CDS encoding potassium channel family protein: MDILKRVLVLLIIYVMIVTLNILSFAYLYIKHDSLIDTNGMITHSSDYKKSPFSDAIYFSGITYLTIGYGDITAVDQMGKFLTVLQGFSGVLINSIFTGMFLFYLVKRPKNIIITNRVYLKYQEDEDKFYLSVRVGNKGRALVNVNRVLEVFIYENNVRKRKLHLSQEYYYFEKLLYWDIDLQEEKNRQLLSYLKAALLKKESILIRISVIGTDVEAGELVFISRYYTGGCIHFIKDYIDLYKWQGHRRSHINWRDFHKTCSLEEEKVKKFKDL, from the coding sequence ATGGATATATTAAAAAGAGTGCTTGTTCTGTTAATCATCTATGTAATGATTGTTACTTTAAATATATTGTCCTTTGCTTATCTGTATATAAAACATGATTCCCTTATTGATACAAATGGTATGATTACTCATTCTTCAGATTACAAAAAATCGCCTTTTAGTGATGCTATTTATTTCAGCGGCATTACCTACTTAACTATTGGCTATGGAGATATTACAGCTGTCGATCAAATGGGGAAATTTCTTACAGTACTTCAAGGGTTTTCAGGCGTTCTAATCAATTCTATTTTTACCGGTATGTTTTTGTTTTATTTAGTCAAAAGACCCAAAAATATTATTATTACCAATAGAGTTTATCTAAAATATCAAGAGGATGAGGATAAATTTTATTTATCTGTAAGAGTGGGTAATAAAGGTAGAGCTTTAGTAAATGTCAATAGAGTACTAGAAGTCTTTATTTATGAAAATAATGTTAGAAAAAGAAAACTCCATTTATCTCAAGAGTATTATTATTTTGAGAAGCTCTTATATTGGGATATTGATTTGCAAGAAGAAAAAAATCGCCAGCTTCTAAGCTACTTGAAGGCAGCCCTTCTTAAAAAAGAAAGTATTTTAATAAGAATTTCAGTTATAGGCACCGATGTAGAGGCTGGGGAGTTGGTTTTTATATCTAGATACTATACTGGAGGCTGTATTCACTTCATTAAGGATTATATAGACCTCTATAAATGGCAAGGTCATAGAAGAAGTCACATTAATTGGAGAGATTTTCATAAAACCTGCAGCTTGGAGGAAGAAAAAGTTAAGAAATTTAAAGATTTATAA
- the phnC gene encoding phosphonate ABC transporter ATP-binding protein: MQLIIENLKKHYDKKETFALNNINLDIHQGEFISILGLSGSGKSTFIRCINRLIDPTEGKIYFEGQEITKLKGEALRLYRRNLAMIFQHYNLIPRMKVLTNVLVGRFGYLSPLQILFKKFPQEDLLKAKEALKKVGLSSFVERPIKTLSGGQQQRVGIARALIQEPKIILGDEPVSSLDPVTAKEVMLLLKEINEKEKITMIINLHSVELAKVFSKRIIGLNGGNIVFDGPPSALDEAEINRIYR, translated from the coding sequence ATGCAGCTTATAATCGAAAATCTTAAAAAGCACTATGATAAAAAAGAAACCTTTGCTTTAAATAATATAAACCTTGACATTCATCAAGGGGAGTTTATCAGTATATTAGGACTAAGTGGTTCTGGTAAGTCTACTTTTATTCGTTGTATCAATAGATTAATCGATCCTACAGAAGGGAAAATATATTTTGAAGGACAGGAGATAACAAAGTTAAAGGGAGAAGCTTTAAGACTTTATAGGCGAAATCTAGCGATGATTTTTCAGCATTACAATCTTATCCCTAGAATGAAAGTGTTAACAAATGTGTTGGTGGGTAGATTTGGTTATTTATCTCCCTTACAAATTCTTTTTAAGAAATTTCCTCAAGAAGATTTATTAAAAGCTAAGGAAGCTTTAAAGAAGGTCGGCTTATCCTCCTTCGTTGAAAGGCCCATAAAAACTTTAAGCGGCGGCCAGCAACAGAGGGTAGGGATTGCTAGAGCACTTATTCAAGAGCCTAAAATTATTTTAGGAGATGAACCAGTATCTAGCTTAGATCCTGTTACTGCTAAGGAAGTCATGCTATTGTTAAAAGAAATTAACGAAAAGGAAAAAATCACTATGATCATTAATCTTCATTCAGTAGAGTTAGCTAAAGTTTTTTCCAAGAGAATTATAGGGTTGAATGGAGGAAATATTGTTTTTGACGGTCCCCCTAGCGCTCTCGATGAAGCTGAAATCAATCGTATTTATAGATAA
- the phnE gene encoding phosphonate ABC transporter, permease protein PhnE — protein MLKEITVKSNKNLKFPPTPQTKKVYLWIGLLALFLWSAHGTKFNPLLFKDFNNTLDFINRSFLNPDWSVLPLAMKESVITIQIAIIGTAIAFLFAVPVGFLGAKNTSPHWTIYSLIRSFLSFLRSIPEIVFALIFVPTVSLGAFAGVLALALHNIGVMGKLFSEIIESADIGPQEAVTATGAKKQIMVLYGIVPQVIPHILSNAFYRLEVSVRASLVLGLVGAGGVGQLLSIHFKMFQYNKVAVDCLVIMTMVIIIDYVGGLLRRKVI, from the coding sequence ATGTTAAAGGAAATCACAGTAAAAAGTAATAAAAACCTAAAATTTCCTCCTACCCCACAAACAAAGAAGGTCTATCTATGGATAGGCCTTCTTGCGCTGTTTCTTTGGAGTGCCCACGGTACGAAATTTAACCCGCTATTATTTAAAGATTTTAATAATACCTTAGATTTTATTAATCGCAGCTTTCTTAATCCCGACTGGAGTGTTTTACCTTTGGCTATGAAGGAGTCTGTTATTACCATCCAAATAGCTATTATTGGGACTGCAATAGCATTTCTCTTTGCTGTTCCCGTTGGTTTCTTAGGTGCAAAGAATACTTCACCTCATTGGACTATTTATAGCCTGATAAGGAGCTTTTTAAGCTTTTTACGCTCTATTCCTGAAATCGTATTTGCATTGATTTTTGTCCCTACCGTAAGCCTTGGAGCTTTTGCAGGGGTACTGGCTTTGGCCCTTCACAATATAGGGGTAATGGGAAAGCTTTTCTCAGAAATTATCGAGTCCGCCGATATAGGTCCGCAGGAGGCTGTAACAGCAACAGGAGCTAAAAAACAGATAATGGTATTATACGGCATTGTTCCTCAGGTTATCCCCCATATATTATCCAATGCTTTTTACCGTTTAGAAGTAAGTGTTCGGGCATCTCTTGTGTTGGGTTTAGTAGGAGCTGGCGGCGTAGGCCAACTTTTAAGTATCCACTTTAAAATGTTTCAATACAATAAAGTTGCAGTAGACTGTCTCGTTATTATGACTATGGTAATCATCATTGATTATGTTGGTGGTCTTCTCAGAAGAAAGGTGATATAA